Proteins from a genomic interval of Stigmatopora nigra isolate UIUO_SnigA chromosome 19, RoL_Snig_1.1, whole genome shotgun sequence:
- the LOC144213017 gene encoding claudin-3-like — protein MSMGTELVGICLGVLGFIMSIVTCALPMWKVTAFVGANIITAQTIWEGLWMNCVTQSTGQMQCKLYDSMLALPQDLQAARAMMIVAIILGVLGALVSVMGAKCTNCIEEEGAKARVMIASGVLFLLAGLLVLIPACWTAHVVVRNFYNPILTNPQRRELGASLYIGWGASALLLIGGGILCSSCPPKEQRYKAPRMAYSAPRSNNTGYDRKDYV, from the coding sequence ATGTCGATGGGGACGGAGCTGGTGGGCATATGCCTAGGCGTGCTGGGCTTCATCATGTCCATCGTGACCTGTGCGTTACCCATGTGGAAGGTAACGGCGTTCGTGGGTGCCAACATCATCACAGCGCAGACCATCTGGGAGGGCCTGTGGATGAACTGCGTGACGCAGAGCACGGGCCAAATGCAGTGCAAGTTGTATGACTCCATGCTGGCTCTGCCTCAAGATTTACAGGCGGCGCGTGCCATGATGATCGTGGCCATCATCCTGGGCGTCCTCGGAGCGCTAGTGTCGGTGATGGGCGCCAAGTGCACCAACTGCATCGAGGAAGAGGGTGCCAAAGCCCGGGTGATGATTGCGTCCGGCGTGCTCTTCCTCTTAGCCGGGTTGCTGGTACTCATTCCGGCCTGTTGGACCGCCCACGTGGTGGTGCGCAACTTCTACAATCCCATCCTGACCAACCCGCAGCGCCGCGAGCTAGGCGCTTCACTTTACATCGGCTGGGGGGCCTCTGCCCTGCTACTGATTGGGGGGGGCATCTTGTGCAGTAGCTGCCCACCTAAAGAGCAACGTTACAAAGCCCCCAGGATGGCATACTCGGCGCCGCGCAGTAACAACACTGGATACGACCGCAAGGACTACGTGTGA
- the LOC144213016 gene encoding claudin-4-like produces the protein MSSFGLELLGVTVALLGWVLSVVSCALPMWRVSAFIGANIVTAQVYWEGLWMSCVFQSTGQMQCKVYDSMLSLPQDLQAARALTVVSIILGVLALLISLVGAKCTNCIEDESVKAKVTITSGVAFITASLTQLVPVSWAANTIVVEFYSPIVQLGQKMEIGAALYLGWAAAALLLVGGAILCCSCPPREETSGRYGIRPVSRVAYSAAPARSVAHSSYNRKDYV, from the coding sequence ATGTCGTCTTTTGGCTTGGAGCTTCTGGGCGTGACGGTGGCACTGTTGGGTTGGGTCCTGAGCGTTGTGAGCTGTGCGCTGCCCATGTGGCGGGTTTCAGCTTTTATCGGCGCCAACATCGTGACGGCGCAGGTGTACTGGGAAGGTCTATGGATGAGCTGCGTTTTCCAGAGCACGGGCCAAATGCAGTGCAAGGTCTACGACTCCATGCTGTCACTTCCGCAGGACCTACAGGCGGCGCGTGCTCTCACCGTGGTTTCCATCATCCTGGGAGTTCTGGCTTTGCTCATCTCTTTGGTTGGTGCCAAGTGCACCAACTGCATTGAAGACGAGAGCGTCAAAGCCAAGGTGACCATCACATCCGGGGTGGCCTTCATCACGGCGTCGCTAACTCAGCTGGTGCCTGTTTCCTGGGCGGCCAACACCATCGTGGTGGAGTTCTACAGTCCCATCGTCCAGTTGGGACAAAAGATGGAAATCGGCGCAGCACTGTACTTGGGCTGGGCTGCTGCCGCGCTGCTGCTTGTGGGAGGGGCCATCCTGTGCTGTAGTTGCCCCCCTCGTGAGGAGACGTCCGGGAGGTACGGGATTCGCCCCGTCAGCCGTGTGGCCTACTCGGCCGCCCCGGCCAGGTCCGTCGCTCACAGTTCTTACAACAGGAAGGACTACGTGTGA